CAAGTCGTGACCTTGGAGGTCACCGCCCGCGAAGCACGCGCCGAGGGGGTGGTGGCGCTGACCCTGTCCCGTCCGGACGGCGGCCGGCTGCCGGACTGGACCCCCGGCGCGCACATCGACCTCGTGCTGCCGAACGGGCTGACCCGGCAGTACTCGCTGTGCGGCGACCGTTGGGACGCGCACAGCTACCGCATCGGCGTGCTGCGCGAGCCCGCGGGTCGCGGCGGCTCGGCCTACGTGCACGACCGGCTGCGGCCTGGCGACCGCGTCGGCGTCGGCGGACCGCGCAACAACTTCCCGCTCGTGCCGTCCGGGCGCTACCTGTTCGTCGCGGGCGGCATCGGCATCACCCCACTGCTGCCGATGATCCACCAGGCCGACCTGCTCGGCGCCGACTGGACGCTGCTCTACGGCGGTCGCCGCCGCGCGTCGATGGCCTTCACCGACGAGCTCGCCGCGTACGGCGACCGCGTGCACCTGGTGCCCGAGGACGAACACGGCCTGCTCGACCTGGCGTCCTGGCTCGGCACCCCTCGCCCGGGCACGAAGGTCTACTGCTGCGGGCCCGCTCCCCTGCTGGCCGCCGTCGAATCCGCCTGCCGCGACTGGCCGCCGTTCTCGCTGCACGTCGAGCGCTTCACGGCACGCGAGCAGGCGCCGGCGCGGGACGAGCCGTTCGAGGTCGAGCTGCGGCGGACCGGCACGACCGTCACCGTCACGCCGGGGATCTCGGTGCTGGAAGCGGTGCGCGGCGCGGGCGTGGACGTGCTTTCGTCGTGCCGGCAGGGCACCTGCGGCACCTGCGAAACCGGTGTCCTGGCCGGAGTTCCGGACCACCGCGACTCGATCCTCGCCGACCACGAGCGGGCCGCGGGCGAGGTCATGTTCGTGTGCGTGTCCCGCTCGTGCACCGACCGCCTCGTCCTCGACCTGTGACCTGAGGAGACTCTCGTGATCACCGACGACACCGACCCGTTCGCGCCCGAGGTCCTGGCCGAACCGGAACCCCTGCACGCCAAGCTGCGCGACGCCGGCCCGGTCGTGCGCCTGAGCCGCTACGACGTCTACGCCCTCGCCCGCTACGAGCACGTGCACGCCGCGCTGGTGAACTGGCAGGACTTCTCCTCCGCCGCGGGGGTCGGGCTGGCCGACTTCCACGTCGAGGAGCCGTGGCGGCCGCCCAGTCTGCTGCTTGAGACGGACCCGCCGCGCCACGACGCCCCGCGCCGGGTGCTGTCCGGCATCCTCGGCCCGCGCGCGCTGCGCAAGCTGCGGGAGGACTGGTTCGCCGCGGCCGAGGACCTGGTCGAGCGTGCGCTGGACACCGAACTGGACGTCGTCCCCGCGCTCGCCGAGGCGTTCCCGCTGCGGGTGTTCCCGGACGCGGTCGGGATCGGCCGCGAGGGGCGCGAGAACTTGTTGCCCTACGGCAACTTCGCCTTCAACGCGTTCGGCCCGCGCAACGAGCTGGTCACCTCGCTGGCCGCGGACATGCCGCGGTGGTCGGGGTGGGTGAACGAGCAGTGCGCCCGCGACCGCCTCACCGCCGACGGGTTCGGCGCGGCGATCTGGGCGGCCGCCGACCGCGGCGAGATCACCCACGAGCAGGCGCCGCTGGTGGTCCGGTCGCTGCTCACGGCCGGCGTGGACACGACGGTGCACGGGCTGGCCGCCGTGCTCTACGCCTTCGCCACCCACCCGGGCGAGTGGGACCGGCTGCGCGAGCAGCCCCGGCTGGCCCGGGCGGCCTTCGACGAGGCGGTGCGCTGGCAGTCGCCGGTGCAGACGTTCTTCCGCACGGCCACCAGGGACACCCGCGTCGCGGACGTGACCATCCCGGCCGGGCACAAGATCCTGATGTTCCTCGGCGCGGCGAACCGGGATCCGCGCCGCTGGGCCGATCCGGACGTCTTCGACCTGAGCCGCGACCCGTCCGGCCACGTCGGGTTCGGGATGGGCCTGCACCAGTGCGTGGGCCAGCACGTCGCCCGGCTGGAGGCCGAGGCGCTGCTGACCGCGCTGGCGAAGCGGGTGCGCCGGTTCGAACTGCTCGGGCCGGGCACCCGCCACCTGAACAACACGTTGCGCGCGTGGCAGTCACTGCCGATGCGGCTGCACCTCACTCCGCCGCGCCGGTGAGCGACACCGGGCTGGGCCGGGTCGCGGACAACGCCGTCCACGCGCTGGTCGCGCCGACCACCGCGAACGCGCCCAGCACCACGATCGCGATCAGCGCCCACGGCACCACCAGGACGTGCTGCCCGGCGATCCGGCCCGCCGCGGCGGAGATCCCGATCAGGGTCGTGGTCGCGGCGAGGCCGCCCAGCGCCAGTCCGATGCCGGTGACCGCGCCGGACTCCAGCACAGCGGACCGCACCACCTGCGCGCGGGTCAGCCCGGTCACCCTGGCCACGGCGAACTCGCGGCGCCGGTCAGCTGCGGCGATGACCACGGCGTTGACCACCGCGATCAGCGCGTACAGCCCGGACAGGCCCATGATCACGGTCATGATGCCGGTGCTGGTGTCCTGCCGCTTCGCGCTGGTGGCGGCGATCCAGTCGTCCACTGTGGTCACTTCGCCGCGGCCGGCGAGCGTGCTCGGGTCCGCGCCGGGCGCCAGGC
The window above is part of the Amycolatopsis thermoflava N1165 genome. Proteins encoded here:
- a CDS encoding PDR/VanB family oxidoreductase, with product MTLEVTAREARAEGVVALTLSRPDGGRLPDWTPGAHIDLVLPNGLTRQYSLCGDRWDAHSYRIGVLREPAGRGGSAYVHDRLRPGDRVGVGGPRNNFPLVPSGRYLFVAGGIGITPLLPMIHQADLLGADWTLLYGGRRRASMAFTDELAAYGDRVHLVPEDEHGLLDLASWLGTPRPGTKVYCCGPAPLLAAVESACRDWPPFSLHVERFTAREQAPARDEPFEVELRRTGTTVTVTPGISVLEAVRGAGVDVLSSCRQGTCGTCETGVLAGVPDHRDSILADHERAAGEVMFVCVSRSCTDRLVLDL
- a CDS encoding cytochrome P450, with the translated sequence MITDDTDPFAPEVLAEPEPLHAKLRDAGPVVRLSRYDVYALARYEHVHAALVNWQDFSSAAGVGLADFHVEEPWRPPSLLLETDPPRHDAPRRVLSGILGPRALRKLREDWFAAAEDLVERALDTELDVVPALAEAFPLRVFPDAVGIGREGRENLLPYGNFAFNAFGPRNELVTSLAADMPRWSGWVNEQCARDRLTADGFGAAIWAAADRGEITHEQAPLVVRSLLTAGVDTTVHGLAAVLYAFATHPGEWDRLREQPRLARAAFDEAVRWQSPVQTFFRTATRDTRVADVTIPAGHKILMFLGAANRDPRRWADPDVFDLSRDPSGHVGFGMGLHQCVGQHVARLEAEALLTALAKRVRRFELLGPGTRHLNNTLRAWQSLPMRLHLTPPRR